From a single Oncorhynchus tshawytscha isolate Ot180627B linkage group LG33, Otsh_v2.0, whole genome shotgun sequence genomic region:
- the LOC112231112 gene encoding nucleophosmin isoform X1, whose translation MDEEQMGPQTFLYGCELKSGKDVVFNPEEDDFEHQLDLRMVCVDPSTKDELHVVEVEGQDAEGEKVKAVLAALKPSTLPSVCLSGFAITSPAVFRLKAGSGPIHISGQHLVMMGGDQTFDEDDDEEEAVQTPKKRAASVPALKSQKKMKMDDYEEDDDDESEAEETPVKVKKTLSKPQTPAQNGKGPKANTPAGKQSNMPGDKNGQTPKATPKTPQTPKPVLTIPELKAKMKATMEKGVNLPKLQPKFESFVKNSFRVTDTKAMAELWKWRQTVEDKK comes from the exons ATGGACGAGGAACAAATGGGGCCACAGACCTTTCTCTATG GGTGCGAGTTGAAATCTGGGAAGGATGTTGTCTTCAACCCAGAAGAGGATGACTTTGAGCACCAACTGGACTTAAGGATG GTGTGTGTGGACCCCAGCACCAAGGATGAGCTGCATGTTGTAGAGGTGGAAGGACAGGACGCAGAGGGTGAGAAGGTGAAGGCTGTGCTAGCTGCGCTCAAACCCTCCACCTTGCCAAGT GTGTGTCTTAGTGGGTTCGCAATCACATCCCCAGCAGTTTTCCGTCTCAAGGCTGGTTCTGGTCCAATCCACATCAGTGGCCAGCACCTTGTCA TGATGGGAGGAGACCAAACTTTCGACGAGGACGACGATGAAGAGGAAGCGGTACAAACGCCCAAGAAAAGGGCTGCATCAGTACCAGCACTTAAATCTCAG AAGAAGATGAAGATGGATGACTATGAGGA ggatgatgatgatgagagtgAGGCTGAAGAAACTCCTGTTAAG GTTAAGAAGACTCTGTCCAAACCTCAGACTCCTGCCCAGAATGGAAAGGGCCCTAAAGCCAACACACCAGCTGGCAAACAG TCAAATATGCCTGGTGACAAAAATGGCCAGACCCCCAAAGCAACCCCTAAAACACCTCAGACCCCCAAACCAGTCCTCACCATCCCTGAGCTGAAGGCCAAGATGAAGGCGACTATGGAGAAG GGAGTGAACCTGCCTAAACTCCAGCCCAAGTTTGAGAGCTTTGTGAAGAACAGCTTCAGAGTCACAGACACCAAG GCAATGGCTGAACTGTGGAAGTGGAGACAGACTGTGGAagacaaaaaataa
- the LOC112231112 gene encoding nucleophosmin isoform X2 encodes MVCVDPSTKDELHVVEVEGQDAEGEKVKAVLAALKPSTLPSVCLSGFAITSPAVFRLKAGSGPIHISGQHLVMMGGDQTFDEDDDEEEAVQTPKKRAASVPALKSQKKMKMDDYEEDDDDESEAEETPVKVKKTLSKPQTPAQNGKGPKANTPAGKQSNMPGDKNGQTPKATPKTPQTPKPVLTIPELKAKMKATMEKGVNLPKLQPKFESFVKNSFRVTDTKAMAELWKWRQTVEDKK; translated from the exons ATG GTGTGTGTGGACCCCAGCACCAAGGATGAGCTGCATGTTGTAGAGGTGGAAGGACAGGACGCAGAGGGTGAGAAGGTGAAGGCTGTGCTAGCTGCGCTCAAACCCTCCACCTTGCCAAGT GTGTGTCTTAGTGGGTTCGCAATCACATCCCCAGCAGTTTTCCGTCTCAAGGCTGGTTCTGGTCCAATCCACATCAGTGGCCAGCACCTTGTCA TGATGGGAGGAGACCAAACTTTCGACGAGGACGACGATGAAGAGGAAGCGGTACAAACGCCCAAGAAAAGGGCTGCATCAGTACCAGCACTTAAATCTCAG AAGAAGATGAAGATGGATGACTATGAGGA ggatgatgatgatgagagtgAGGCTGAAGAAACTCCTGTTAAG GTTAAGAAGACTCTGTCCAAACCTCAGACTCCTGCCCAGAATGGAAAGGGCCCTAAAGCCAACACACCAGCTGGCAAACAG TCAAATATGCCTGGTGACAAAAATGGCCAGACCCCCAAAGCAACCCCTAAAACACCTCAGACCCCCAAACCAGTCCTCACCATCCCTGAGCTGAAGGCCAAGATGAAGGCGACTATGGAGAAG GGAGTGAACCTGCCTAAACTCCAGCCCAAGTTTGAGAGCTTTGTGAAGAACAGCTTCAGAGTCACAGACACCAAG GCAATGGCTGAACTGTGGAAGTGGAGACAGACTGTGGAagacaaaaaataa